One window of Quercus robur chromosome 12, dhQueRobu3.1, whole genome shotgun sequence genomic DNA carries:
- the LOC126708762 gene encoding VQ motif-containing protein 9, translating to MMDKSCQSSADSTTTTTSSSSTTTNTNTNQYLKHLNKLSHKISKPIIKKPPFDQTPNQNLNPIPNPNPNPQQSQPPQIQQQQQQQAQQQQQQQQQQQQQQQQQQHQPPVYNINKNDFRDVVQKLTGSPAHERFSTPPPIHAPKPPSSRLQRIRPPPLAQLSNRPPPLLNNAASAAVVPIPNNNNGVTNSGVHVSHLHHHNNNYGRPVTPLSPLPPFPTVHATAESPISAYMRYLQNPIPGVDSNPKQFSGFSPLAPRFSPRWNTVTPPQPQLQHQFPPPPPQPQQHQGMLPPPPPATMASQSQSQFLMPTSPLPFGCLNSPRSPYPLLSPSLLFSPSSGQLGFPQLPLSPTVPLPSPRWRAL from the coding sequence ATGATGGATAAAAGCTGTCAATCCTCTGCAGActctacaacaacaacaacaagtaGTAGCAGTACTACAACTAATACTAATACAAACCAATACCTCAAACACCTCAACAAGCTTTCTCACAAGATCTCCAAACCCATCATCAAAAAACCCCCTTTTGATCAAACCCCAAATCAAAACCTTAATCCAATTCCCAATCCTAATCCAAATCCCCAACAATCACAGCCACCACAGATTCAacaacagcagcaacaacaagcgcagcaacaacaacagcagcagcagcagcagcaacagcaacagcaacaacagCAGCATCAACCACCAGTCTACAATATCAACAAGAACGACTTCAGGGACGTGGTTCAGAAACTCACGGGCTCACCGGCACACGAGCGCTTCTCAACTCCGCCGCCTATTCATGCGCCAAAGCCACCGAGCTCTCGCCTCCAGCGTATTCGACCCCCGCCCCTGGCGCAACTTAGCAATCGCCCACCTCCTTTGCTAAACAACGCTGCCTCCGCCGCTGTGGTCCCCATTCCCAACAATAACAACGGCGTTACGAATTCCGGTGTCCACGTCagccacctccaccaccacaacaacaactacGGACGCCCAGTAACGCCGTTATCGCCTCTGCCGCCATTCCCGACGGTGCACGCGACGGCGGAATCGCCCATCTCGGCTTACATGCGGTACCTCCAGAACCCAATCCCCGGCGTCGATTCGAACCCTAAGCAATTCTCGGGATTCTCACCCTTGGCACCTCGATTCTCGCCACGCTGGAACACCGTAACTCCGCCGCAACCGCAGCTTCAGCATCAGTTTCCACCGCCGCCGCCGCAGCCGCAGCAACATCAGGGGATGCTTCCTCCTCCGCCTCCGGCGACGATGGCTTCACAGTCACAGTCACAGTTTCTGATGCCAACTTCACCGCTTCCATTCGGGTGCTTGAATTCACCGAGGTCACCGTACCCTTTGCTCTCCCCAAGTCTGCTCTTTTCGCCTTCGTCTGGCCAATTAGGGTTTCCACAGCTTCCTCTTTCGCCTACAGTGCCATTACCAAGCCCTAGATGGAGAGCTCTCTGA
- the LOC126707982 gene encoding 14-3-3-like protein produces MAVTPSAREENVYMAKLAEQAERYEEMVEFMEKVSAAVESEELTVEERNLLSVAYKNVIGARRASWRIISSIEQKEESRGNEDHVSMIRDYRSKIESELSNICDGILKLLDTRLIPSAATGDSKVFYLKMKGDYHRYLAEFKTGSDRKEAAESTLTAYKSAQDIANTELAPTHPIRLGLALNFSVFYYEILNSPDRACNLAKQAFDEAIAELDTLGEESYKDSTLIMQLLRDNLTLWTSDMQDDGADEIKEAAAAAAPKNDEQQ; encoded by the exons ATGGCGGTGACACCCTCGGCTCGCGAAGAGAACGTGTACATGGCGAAGCTTGCCGAGCAAGCCGAGCGGTACGAGGAGATGGTGGAGTTCATGGAGAAGGTCTCGGCGGCGGTGGAGAGCGAGGAGCTCACCGTCGAGGAGCGAAACCTTCTCTCCGTGGCGTACAAGAACGTGATCGGCGCGAGGCGGGCCTCGTGGCGCATCATCTCCTCGATCGAGCAGAAGGAGGAGAGCCGCGGCAACGAGGACCACGTGTCCATGATCCGGGACTACAGATCCAAGATCGAGTCGGAGCTCTCCAACATCTGCGACGGAATCCTCAAGCTCCTTGACACCAGACTCATCCCCTCCGCCGCCACCGGCGACTCCAAGGTCTTCTACCTCAAGATGAAGGGCGATTATCACCGCTACTTGGCGGAGTTCAAGACCGGCTCCGATCGCAAAGAGGCCGCCGAGAGCACCCTCACTGCTTACAAATCCGCTCAG GATATTGCAAACACTGAGCTGGCTCCTACACATCCGATCCGGCTTGGACTTGCTCTGAACTTCTCTGTGTTTTATTATGAGATTCTGAATTCCCCGGATCGTGCTTGCAATCTTGCTAAACAG GCTTTTGACGAAGCAATTGCTGAGTTGGATACCCTGGGCGAGGAGTCGTACAAGGATAGCACTTTGATCATGCAACTTCTCCGTGATAACCTCACTCTTTGGACCTCCGACATGCAG GATGATGGTGCTGATGAGATCAAAGAAGccgcagcagcagcagcacccAAGAATGATGAACAGCAGTGA